A window of the Dioscorea cayenensis subsp. rotundata cultivar TDr96_F1 chromosome 14, TDr96_F1_v2_PseudoChromosome.rev07_lg8_w22 25.fasta, whole genome shotgun sequence genome harbors these coding sequences:
- the LOC120275443 gene encoding syndetin isoform X2 codes for MNEVSRDLVVNSYSKKKQALLDMLPILGELRHAVDMQMELEALVEKENFFRAFQVLSEYLQVLDSYSQLSAIQEMGRGVEAWLARTLQKLDALLLGVCQEFKEERYVTAVDAYALIGDVSGLAEKIQSFFMQEVLSQTHSVLKDIVHEEIANNAQRNRFTYSDLCVQIPESKFRQCLLKTLDVLFRLMCSYHAIMCFHPEKMEDLKKLNNEDDRSYQAHYANEEINDRIREGEFSSCSSQNLEAEPSSEDINRSNDLCDGNMTDNMGSTCLNSQTSLYATDVDTATTSVDSPFNLLRKDATAFVAQTLQRGRKNLWQLTTSRVSVLLSCSAVSSTSTYQFLRNYEDLNVFVLAGEAFCGVEASEFRHRLKIVCENYVAAFHKQNIYALKMVLEKENWVKMPAEALQLINLAGLTGDGAALIAPSGGDSLTRSMLRSKDLSQPVVNAKQKDGFSYWLNVESPFSHKVTSNSQESPTAHILLNGSPDASLSDRNIVDFVNHDRTSAKHNQRNQMNGGVSVLEDEDEDLLADFIDEDSQMPSRISKSLHPKNNAAKLNDEEITAQTGSSLCLLRLMDKYARLMQKLEIVNIEFFKGIFQLFGIFYHFVFEAFGQRDINQSGNLSSRLKIAISKIMQECDQWIRPQHSPTASSSSMNTPFTQMDVMPTIPSSTIYGHAPNTLFGLKERCAAAETISLVARLLHRSRAHLQSMLVQHSTNLVEDFFGLLVDSVPDLVEHIHRTTARMLLHINGYVDKISNAKWEIKELGLEHNGYVDLLLGEYKHYKTMLAHGGISKEVQNALLEYGLEHVAEILIEGLSRVRKCTDEGRVLMSLDLQVLINGLQHFVPVNVKPKLQMVETFIKAYYLPETEYVHWARAHPEYNRTQIVGLVNLVANMKGWKRKTRLEVLERIESST; via the exons GATATGCTTCCAATTCTAGGCGAGCTTCGCCATGCAGTGGATATGCAAATGGAACTTGAAGCTCTTGTTGAAAAGGAAAACTTCTTCCGG GCATTTCAAGTATTATCAGAATATTTGCAAGTTCTGGATAGTTATTCCCAGTTGTCTGCAATTCAAGAAATGGGCCGCGGTGTAGAG GCTTGGCTTGCCAGAACATTACAAAAGCTAGATGCACTTTTATTAGGAGTTTGCCAGGAGTTCAAGGAGGAAAGATACGTAACT GCAGTTGATGCTTATGCCCTAATAGGGGATGTTAGTGGTCTTGCTGAAAAGATACAGAGCTTCTTCATGCAGGAAGTTCTATCTCAAACACATTCTGTGCTGAAGGACATTGTACATGAG GAAATTGCAAATAATGCTCAGAGAAATAG ATTTACCTATAGTGATCTTTGCGTCCAAATACCTGAATCTAAATTCCGCCAGTGTTTGTTAAAAACTCTGGATGTCTTGTTTAGATTGATGTGCTCGTATCATGCAATCATGTGCtttcatccagagaaaatg GAAGATctgaaaaagttaaacaatgaggACGATAGGAGCTATCAGGCTCATTATGCAAATGAAGAAATTAATGACCGAATAAGAGAGGGTGAATTTTCTTCATGTTCTAGTCAAAACTTGGAAGCTGAACCATCATCAGAAGATATCAATCGGTCAAATGATTTATGTGATGGCAATATGACTGATAATATGGGCTCCACATGCTTAAATTCTCAGACATCTCTTTATGCAACTGATGTTGATACTGCTACAACGAGTGTTGATTCACCATTCAATCTGCTGAGAAAAGATGCCACTGCATTTGTTGCACAAACATTACAGAGAGGGAGAAAAAATTTATGGCAACTTACGACCAGTCGTGTTTCTGTCTTGCTCTCGTGCTCTGCTGTTTCATCCACTAGCACTTACCAGTTCTTGAGGAACTATGAAGATCTTAATGTATTTGTTTTGGCTGGTGAAGCATTCTGTGGAGTTGAAGCATCTGAATTCAGGCATCGATTGAAAATTGTCTGTGAAAATTATGTGGCAGCCTTccataaacaaaatatatac GCTCTTAAAATGGTTCTGGAGAAGGAGAATTGGGTGAAAATGCCTGCAGAAGCATTGCAATTGATTAATTTGGCTGGTCTTACTGGTGATGGCGCTGCCTTGATTGCGCCTTCTGGTGGTGATTCTCTGACAAGATCGATGCTACGCTCGAAGGATCTGAGTCAGCCTGTTGTAAATGCCAAACAGAAGGATGGATTTTCTTATTGGCTTAATGTTGAAAGTCCATTTTCCCATAAGGTGACATCAAACTCCCAGGAGTCACCAACTGCACACATATTGCTAAATGGATCGCCAGATGCAAGTTTAAGTGATAGaaacattgttgattttgtaaatCATGATAGAACTTCAGCAAAACACAATCAGAGAAATCAAATGAATGGTGGTGTTTCTGTtttggaagatgaagatgaagatctTCTTGCTGACTTTATTGATGAAGACAGTCAGATGCCTAGTAGGATCTCAAAATCTTTGCATCCAAAAAATAATGCAGCAAAGTTAAATGATGAGGAAATTACTGCACAAACTGGGTCCTCACTTTGTTTATTAAG ATTGATGGACAAGTATGCCCGGCTTATGCAGAAATTAGAAATTGTCAATATTGAGTTCTTCAAG GGCATTTTTCAGTTGTTTGGCATCTTCTACCATTTCGTGTTTGAAGCATTTGGTCAGCGGGACATAAATCAATCAGGAAATCTATCTT CTCGGCTTAAGATAGCTATATCCAAAATTATGCAAGAGTGCGATCAGTGGATCAGACCTCAGCATTCTCCTACTGCTTCCTCATCTTCAATGAATACTCCATTCACACAGATGGATGTGATGCCAACTATCCCTTCTAGCACAATATATGGTCATGCACCGAATACTTTGTTTGGCTTGAAG GAGAGATGTGCTGCTGCTGAGACTATATCCCTTGTTGCTCGCTTATTGCATAGATCAAGAGCTCATCTCCAGTCAATGCTTGTACAGCATAGTACAAATTTGGTTGAAGATTTCTTTGGATTgctg gTGGATTCTGTTCCAGATTTGGTTGAGCACATTCATAGAACCACGGCACGAATGCTTCTCCATATTAATGG gTACGTGGATAAGATCTCTAATGCTAAGTGGGAGATCAAAGAGCTTGGATTGGAACATAATGG ATATGTTGATTTATTGTTGGGAGAGTACAAGCATTACAAAACAATGTTGGCACATGGTGGAATTTCTAAGGAG GTTCAGAATGCCCTACTAGAATATGGACTTGAGCATGTTGCAGAAATACTCATCGAAGGACTATCACGAGTAAGGAAATGCACTGATGAAGGACGGGTTCTAATGTCATTAGACCTTCAG GTCTTAATCAATGGTTTGCAGCACTTTGTCCCTGTAAACGTGAAGCCAAAGTTGCAAATGGTAGAAACATTTATCAAG GCCTATTATCTTCCAGAGACTGAATACGTTCATTGGGCTCGAGCTCATCCC GAATACAATAGAACACAAATCGTCGGGTTAGTTAACCTTGTCGCCAACATGAAAGGATGGAAAAGGAAAACAAGGTTGGAAGTTTTGGAACGCATCGAGTCAAGCACATAA
- the LOC120275444 gene encoding purine-uracil permease NCS1-like yields MQSKLLHLHPPCFPFSLSQPPHHSSFLHLPHLKHHSFPHLKHSSPKSPSLSSSSSSSSSWSLFSSISNNTNLDSNTNSNLSPTSSSNKTFTSWDFATLWISMIIGIPSYYLAGSLVDLGMSWWQGIATIFLANFLLLVPLLLTSVPGTKHGIPFPILARSSFGISGAHIPTLLRALIGCGWFGIETWIGGEAIYLLLPSQLKNSIPFAFVPLLGLDIYLLQFICYSIFCLAQICIIWRGIEGISKLEKYSAPVLVALTFALLHWSYQNAGGFSRMLSLSSRLNRSEFWSLFFPAITANIGFWATVALNIPDFTRFARSQKDQIIGQIGLPIFMSLFTFVGLAVTSSTEVIFGRVISDPIRLLGMIGGQWTTILAIFGISLATITTNIAANVVAPANALTNLCPEWFTFRRGALVTALLGFAFQPWKLLRSSESFVYTWLLGYSALMGPMAGIILTDYYLVKHMELNVDALYSRSPQGAYFYQNGFNVVAIISLVVSILPIIPGFLHKLGILLNTMKLFVVLYNNAWFVGFFLSSLIYWVLSGRKKMNI; encoded by the coding sequence ATGCAATCCAAACTCCTCCATCTCCACCCTCCTTGTTTTCCTTTCTCCCTTTCTCAACCTCCCCACCACTCCTCCTTTCTCCACCTCCCCCATCTCAAACACCATTCTTTTCCTCATCTCAAACACTCCTCTCCTAAATCTCCTTCTttgtcatcttcatcatcatcatcttcatcttggtCTTTGTTTTCATCTATATCAAATAACACAAACTTGGACTCTAACACAAACTCTAACCTCTCCCCCACTTCTTCTTCTAACAAAACATTCACTTCATGGGACTTTGCCACTCTTTGGATAAGCATGATCATTGGCATTCCTTCCTACTACCTTGCCGGAAGTCTTGTCGATCTCGGCATGTCTTGGTGGCAAGGAATTGCCACCATCTTTTTGGCAAACTTTCTCCTCCTTGTCCCTCTCCTCCTCACCTCCGTCCCCGGCACTAAACATGGAATTCCCTTCCCCATCCTTGCCCGTTCCTCTTTCGGCATCTCCGGCGCTCACATTCCTACTCTTCTCCGTGCTCTCATTGGTTGCGGATGGTTCGGTATCGAAACTTGGATCGGAGGAGAAGCCATTTATTTACTCCTCCCTTCCCAACTCAAGAATTCTATTCCTTTTGCATTTGTGCCTTTGCTTGGTTTAGACATATATCTGCTACAATTTATATGCTACTCCATTTTCTGCCTAGCGCAGATTTGCATTATATGGAGGGGAATAGAAGGAATTAGCAAACTAGAGAAATACTCAGCTCCGGTGCTCGTTGCGCTTACCTTTGCACTCCTTCATTGGTCATACCAAAATGCCGGTGGCTTCTCTCGCATGCTCTCGCTCTCTTCTCGCCTGAATAGGTCAGAGTTTTGGTCTCTCTTCTTCCCGGCCATCACTGCAAACATCGGATTTTGGGCTACGGTAGCACTTAACATTCCTGACTTCACTCGCTTTGCTCGAAGCCAAAAGGACCAAATCATCGGCCAAATCGGCCTACCTATCTTTATGAGCTTGTTCACCTTTGTCGGCCTAGCGGTAACTTCCTCCACCGAAGTAATCTTTGGTAGAGTGATATCCGATCCGATACGCCTTCTTGGGATGATCGGCGGACAATGGACAACAATTCTTGCGATCTTTGGCATTAGTCTTGCTACCATCACCACTAACATCGCCGCCAATGTCGTCGCCCCGGCAAATGCACTTACTAACTTATGCCCTGAGTGGTTCACTTTCCGAAGAGGAGCTCTTGTCACTGCTCTTCTTGGCTTTGCCTTCCAACCATGGAAGCTCTTGAGATCAAGCGAAAGCTTTGTGTACACTTGGTTACTTGGTTATTCTGCTTTAATGGGGCCTATGGCAGGGATCATTCTCACTGATTACTATCTTGTGAAGCACATGGAATTGAATGTTGATGCATTGTACTCTAGAAGTCCTCAAGGGGCTTATTTCTATCAAAATGGATTCAATGTGGTAGCAATTATATCTTTGGTTGTCAGCATTCTACCGATAATCCCCGGCTTTCTTCACAAGCTCGGGATTTTGCTGAACACTATGAAGCTCTTTGTCGTTCTTTACAACAATGCTTGGTTTGTAGGCTTCTTCCTATCTAGTCTCATCTATTGGGTCCTCTCCgggagaaagaagatgaatatATAA